The Streptomyces sp. NBC_00306 sequence CCGGTGGAAGACGATCTCCGCCCCGTCGCGGCACACCACCTCGTCCTCGACGAGGAAGCCGGCCGCGTCGCAGCTGATGTCGCAGCGGCTCTCGACCGTCACGTCCCAGGCCCGGTCGGGCCGGTGGAGCCGGGCCGTCCACTCGGCGCGGACACGGGCGGAGTGCGGGTCGTGCTCCAGGATCGTGCACGTCTCCCGCGCCTCCTCGGTGAGTTCGAGGCCGTCCGGGTGGATGCGCCGGCCGCCCGGCCGGGGGTCGGTCTCCACGCGCCACTCGCCCCGGGCGACGTCCCGCACCACCAGGCGCTCCGGACGTTCCTCGTCGAGTGTGGCGGGGGAGCTGACGCCGAGCGGCTCGTACGGGTCGGGCTCCCCGAAGGTGATCCGGTCACCCGTCGTGGGGAGCGCTTCGCGCACCGGGAGTTCGAGGAAGGAGCCCTCGGGGTCGAGGGTGAAGCCCGCCGAGTCGCCCGCGGGCCAGATCCACGGCCAGTACGCGGAGGAGACGGCGAGCCGGACGCGGTGCCCGGGCGGGAAGGAGTGGCCGGCCGTGCCGAGTTCGAACGTCACGTCCTCGGCCCGGCCCGGCGACCACGCGTCCTGTCGGCCGGCGCGGTGGGCGGTGAGGTCGACGCCGCCCCGGGCGACGAGTGTGGACGAGCCGTCGGGCGCGATGTCGCACAGCCGGGCGACCGCCTGGCCGTGCGGGCCGTCCGGGCGCAGCCGCAGAACGACCCGGGCCCGGCCCAGGATCTCGACCGGCTCGTCCGTGACGGGGAAGTCGAAGCAGGCGGAGTGCGCGTCCTCCGCGCGCTGGTCGGGCGGTGGATCGGCGTCGTTCCCGGTGGGGACGGGCCGGCCCGCGTCCAGCCCGGTGTGCTGGGGCGAGTCGACGACGAGGGGTGCGCCGCCGAGCGCGTACGCGACGGTGCGGACGTGCGGTGACGGCAGGCTCGGTTCGGCGACCCAGTGACCCGAGGGGTGGGGGAGGTGCGGCGTGCTGATCCAGGCGCGGAGCAGCGGGTCTTCGGCGGGTGCCTCGCCGCCCGCGTCCTTCAGATGGCGGTCCCACCAGGCGAGGGTCTCGCCGAGGAAGCCGATCGCGGGCCCCGGGTGGTCGGCGTGGTCCGGATAGCGGTGCGGCCAGGGGCCGATCAGTGCGCGGACGCGATCGGGCGGCAGCCGCGTCGCCAGCCGCAGGACGGCGTCGCGGTAGGGGTCGTACAGCCCGCCCACGGCCAGGACGGCCGCGGTGATGCCCGCCGTGATGTCCTGGGCCTCGCCGGCGTCCTGCCGCGGCCGGTCCGTCTCGCCGGGCCGGGGCGCGAGCCAGGCGTGGGCGGGCGGCTCGACGGCCTCCAGGCGCCTGCGCCACATGCCGCGCCACTCCTCGCCGGCGAAGAGCGGATCGGGCGGGCGGCAGAGGGCGGACATCAGTGCCGCGGACCGGCTGAGCAGGCCCTCGGCGAGCACCGAACCGCCCGGGTGGTACGCACCGTTGTCGTCCGGATCGTCGGTGGCGCACACCGCCACGACGGCCTTCAGCGGTTCCGGGGCGAGGGCCGCCACACGCAGGGCCAGGGTGCCGCCGGGGCCGATCCCGAACATGCCGGCCCGGCCCGTGCACCACGGCTGCGCGGCCAGCCACCCGACCACCTCGGCGCCGTCCGCCACCGCGCCGGGATCGCCCTCGGGGCCGGGCAGACCCTCGCTGTTGCCGTGTCCGCGCACCTCCACACGGACGGACGCGTAGCCGTGGGCGGCGTACCAAGGGTGACGCTGCGCGTCACGCGCGGCGGTCGTATCGGTCAGCCTTTCCGGCGAATACTCGAGCAGGACCGGGACAGGCGCATCGGTGTACGGCCGCCACATCCGTGCGTACAGCCGAGTTCCGTCGGTCAGCGGAATCCGGACGTCCTCGTGGCTGGTTCATACGGGGCATGCTGGTGCTGGTCCATGGCGGAGACCTCGGTGCACGGGGTGCGCCGGTCACGTCGGAACCGGTCGCAGAACCCGGCGAAAGGGCTCACCCCTGGGCGTACGTGCTGATCACGAACATACCGGCGGCAGCGGGAAGCCGCCCATGGTGATCGAAAGGCGACCGGATACGCTGACTTGAGTGAATCGAGCGACACATCGACAATCCGTGTGATCGTCAGCAGACAGGAGACCCCCTCGTGAGCGTCGTCGGGCCGTTCGGGCTGAGCGTGCGGGACCAGGCTCTTGAGGCCGATGTCCAGACCGGACTGTCGGCCGTGGAGGCGGGTCTGCTCGATGCCACCAAGAGCGAGGTGCCCTTCATCACGGAGGCCGCGCAGCATCTCGTCCGGGCCGGAGGCAAGCGGTTCCGGCCACTTCTGGTGATGCTGGCCGCCCAGTTCGGCGACCCCCACGCGCCCGGTGTGGTGCCCTCCGCCGTGGTCGTGGAGCTCACGCATCTCGCGACGCTCTACCACGACGACGTGATGGACGAGGCGGACGTACGGCGCGGTGTGGACAGCGCGAACGCCCGCTGGGGCAACTCGGTCGCCGTCCTGACCGGCGACTTCCTCTTCGCCCGGGCCAGCCACATACTGGCCGACCTGGGTCCGGAGGCCGTACGCATCCAGGCCGAGGCCTTCGAGCGACTGGTCACCGGCCAGATCCTGGAGACGGCGGGCCCGCGCGACGGCCGTGACCCCGTGGAGCACTACCTCGACGTCATCGGCGGCAAGACGGGCTCCCTGATCGCCGTCTCGGGCCGCTTCGGCGCGATGATGTCGGGTGCCGACGAGGGTGTCGTGGACATCCTGACCCAGTACGGCGAGCGGCTCGGCGTGGCGTTCCAGCTGGCCGACGACGTCCTCGACATCGCCAGCGACTCGCACGAGTCCGGCAAGACGCCGGGCACGGACCTGCGGGAGGGCATCCCGACGCTTCCCGTGCTGCATCTGCGCGCGCGGGCCGAGGCCCAGGGGCTCCCCGAGGACCTGGAGCTGGTCGCGCTGCTGGAGAGCGACCTCTCGGACGACGAGCTGCACGCCGACGCGCTGCGCCGGCTGCGTGTGCACCCCGCGCTGGAGCAGGCGCGGCGCGACACCGTGCGCTACGCGGAGGAGGCGCGGGCGATGCTCGCGCCGTTGCCCGAATGCGATGCGAAGGCGGCGCTCGTGGAGCTCTGCGACCTGGTCGTGCACCGAGCGGGCTGACGCACCCCGCCAGATCCCTCCCCACCTGCACAGACGCCCGAGCGGGCGGCGCTTCGACGCGCCCGCGGGCGATACCCGTACCTCGACGGGGAACCGGTAGACACCCGCGTGCACCGGCGGACGGGTGCCTGCGCCGCCTCCTCGCGGGTGTGACCGGCATCACAGAATTGGATTGGGTCCAATCCGAGATCCGCTCCGTACGCCAGTGCAGAAGCTGACGCACAGGGCGTTGGCATCGGTACGGGGAGACTT is a genomic window containing:
- a CDS encoding polyprenyl synthetase family protein, with the translated sequence MSVVGPFGLSVRDQALEADVQTGLSAVEAGLLDATKSEVPFITEAAQHLVRAGGKRFRPLLVMLAAQFGDPHAPGVVPSAVVVELTHLATLYHDDVMDEADVRRGVDSANARWGNSVAVLTGDFLFARASHILADLGPEAVRIQAEAFERLVTGQILETAGPRDGRDPVEHYLDVIGGKTGSLIAVSGRFGAMMSGADEGVVDILTQYGERLGVAFQLADDVLDIASDSHESGKTPGTDLREGIPTLPVLHLRARAEAQGLPEDLELVALLESDLSDDELHADALRRLRVHPALEQARRDTVRYAEEARAMLAPLPECDAKAALVELCDLVVHRAG
- a CDS encoding CocE/NonD family hydrolase: MPLTDGTRLYARMWRPYTDAPVPVLLEYSPERLTDTTAARDAQRHPWYAAHGYASVRVEVRGHGNSEGLPGPEGDPGAVADGAEVVGWLAAQPWCTGRAGMFGIGPGGTLALRVAALAPEPLKAVVAVCATDDPDDNGAYHPGGSVLAEGLLSRSAALMSALCRPPDPLFAGEEWRGMWRRRLEAVEPPAHAWLAPRPGETDRPRQDAGEAQDITAGITAAVLAVGGLYDPYRDAVLRLATRLPPDRVRALIGPWPHRYPDHADHPGPAIGFLGETLAWWDRHLKDAGGEAPAEDPLLRAWISTPHLPHPSGHWVAEPSLPSPHVRTVAYALGGAPLVVDSPQHTGLDAGRPVPTGNDADPPPDQRAEDAHSACFDFPVTDEPVEILGRARVVLRLRPDGPHGQAVARLCDIAPDGSSTLVARGGVDLTAHRAGRQDAWSPGRAEDVTFELGTAGHSFPPGHRVRLAVSSAYWPWIWPAGDSAGFTLDPEGSFLELPVREALPTTGDRITFGEPDPYEPLGVSSPATLDEERPERLVVRDVARGEWRVETDPRPGGRRIHPDGLELTEEARETCTILEHDPHSARVRAEWTARLHRPDRAWDVTVESRCDISCDAAGFLVEDEVVCRDGAEIVFHRTWEKRLPREAGRTACRGGYAST